The segment GGTTCCAGGGGATGGTGCTGCCCTGGATCGCGATCGCCCTGCTGTACGCGGCCTTCTACACCAGGCTGACGCGCAATCAGATGCTCGAGACCCTCGGCGAGGACTACATCCGCATGGCCCGCGCGAAGGGGCTGCCCGAGCGGCGAGTCATCACCAAGCACTCCTTCCGGGCCGGCCTCACACCCATCGTCACCTCGGCCGGGCTCGACCTCGCCGG is part of the Actinomycetes bacterium genome and harbors:
- a CDS encoding ABC transporter permease is translated as FQGMVLPWIAIALLYAAFYTRLTRNQMLETLGEDYIRMARAKGLPERRVITKHSFRAGLTPIVTSAGLDLAGLLGGAIVIEQVFNLDGLGKLSVDSVITYDLPVIAATVLVAAVFVIVANLVVDILYAAIDPRVRLA